Proteins encoded in a region of the Deltaproteobacteria bacterium genome:
- a CDS encoding TetR/AcrR family transcriptional regulator, with protein sequence MVAVAKAPSKERKNSRKPRLTAEERRHDILNKAATLVRTKGAARVTTRLIAKEASISEALLYQHFPTKEELFREVSIIINARTPSLHEYFLDATPSSRVLVEYIYLVTYLALSPEIHTNDSKLPRMLLESLLGDGNLLRTHIKRRWSLIGDLLRSSLDAARDAGHLVGTRSNNDDSVEVTSLELFLSHQLMVMAHCVRFMAEQPIVGAELPFPETVERTAIFMLRGLGFKDAVIKRLGQSDKILAKFVKKTAL encoded by the coding sequence ATGGTGGCGGTGGCTAAAGCACCAAGTAAAGAGCGTAAAAATTCGCGTAAACCGCGGCTTACCGCCGAGGAACGCCGCCACGACATTTTAAATAAAGCGGCAACGCTGGTGCGGACAAAGGGCGCGGCCCGAGTGACAACGCGGCTCATTGCTAAGGAGGCTTCGATATCAGAGGCCTTGTTATATCAGCACTTTCCGACCAAGGAGGAGTTGTTTCGCGAAGTGTCCATCATCATTAATGCAAGAACCCCGTCCTTACACGAATATTTCCTGGATGCTACGCCATCGAGCCGGGTTTTGGTCGAGTACATTTATTTGGTGACGTATTTGGCACTGAGTCCGGAAATCCATACGAACGACAGTAAACTACCACGGATGTTGCTCGAGAGTTTGCTGGGTGACGGCAATCTACTTAGGACGCATATCAAGCGGCGCTGGAGTCTTATTGGTGATCTGCTGCGGAGTTCTTTAGATGCGGCACGCGACGCTGGACACCTTGTTGGCACAAGGTCAAATAACGATGATAGTGTCGAGGTGACGAGTCTTGAGCTTTTTCTTTCGCACCAACTCATGGTGATGGCCCATTGCGTGCGCTTCATGGCCGAGCAGCCCATTGTCGGTGCGGAGCTGCCATTTCCCGAGACAGTTGAGCGGACTGCTATCTTCATGCTGCGCGGGCTTGGCTTTAAAGACGCAGTGATCAAGCGTCTCGGTCAATCCGATAAGATCCTAGCGAAGTTTGTGAAAAAGACGGCGCTATAA